Part of the Paenibacillus terrae HPL-003 genome is shown below.
GGGGCAGCGGGTCATAGAGTCGTTTGGCGGCGGTCAGCGCTTGGGCCAGTGCAGCGGGCAGAATAGCGTAGCCCAGTCGAAGACTGCTGAACATGCTTTTGGAAAAGGAACCGACATAGATTACACAATCCGCGCGATCCAGTGCTTTCAGCGGCTCAATCGGTCGTCCTGCCCAACGGAATTCGCTGTCATAATCATCTTCGATAATCCACGCGCCCCGGGACACCGCCCATTGCAAAATGTGTTGACGGCGTGCTAATGGCAATACAGCTCCGGTTGGAAACTGTCGTCCCGGTGTAACAAACAGCAAGCTGGAATCCCAATCCTGCGGGATAATTCCTAGCTGATCCATTTCAGCAGTTTGTACCAGTCCGCCCGATGCAGTAACCGCACGGTGGATACCGGGGTAACAGGGATTTTCCAGCACGATTGGATCTTGCTCATTAATAAGCAACTGGCATAATAACGTTATCACTTCCATGGAACCACTGCATAATACGACTTGGTCCGGGTGGGCCGCAATTCCCCGTGTTCTTCCAACATGCTGACAAATCGCTTCGCGCAACCATTCATCGCCATTCACCGGTGCTGTCATCAAGGCAGACGAAGGCTTTTGTAGGTCTTTGCCAGCGGCAGCCATTGCGCTTTTCCATGCGGTCTGTGAACTGCCTTCCAACACGACTTCTCCTGCCTGAAAAGAAATCAAGGGTTGTGGAGCCTCATCTTCATTCACGGCAGAAGCAGAAGACGGCTGTGACTCTCTTTCCATCTGCATGATCCGTTGTCCCCATGCTGACAGAGCTGGGGGTGTTTGTTTTACAGAAGGTGCCTGCCTGTTTTGCTCATCCATCTGTGATTTGTCCGGTAGCATCGCTGTCTGTTCAATGACAAAGGTCCCTCTGCCTACCGTCGTTTCCACATATCCTCCCGCCAACAGCATATCGTAGGCTTCTGCAACACTGCCTCGCGAAATTTCATACATCACAGCCAGATCACGACTGGAGGGCAGGCGTGTACCGCTGGCAAGTGAACCGTTCAGAATTCCTTCCCGGAGGGCATGATACAATGCCAAATATTTATGGTGATACATTTGAATAGCACGCTGATAAGCAATCGTAATATCCATATCATTCTCCTTCATTGGACTACTCATTTTCAATCATATTGGATCTATCCATTGATCCATTTTCAACATAATCTTAAATGTATCGCTGGTCAATAGACGAAAGGAGCATGATCCATGAGAAGAAAAGAATTTACGGTGGCAGAAGAAGAGGAAATAGAGCAATTTCTGAGCGAGGTCAGTTTCGGATTTCTGGGCATGAATAGCGAGGACGGGTTTCCGCGTGTGGTACCCCTGAATTTTGCTTATGGAAATGGTGTTTTTTATATTCATGGCAGCCGTGCTGGAGAGAAGATGGAACGGATGAAGGATGACAACCGGGTCACTTTTTCCGCCGCCAAAGAGTATGCGCTAATTCCATCTTATTTTACGGATGAACATATGGCATGTCCGGCGACTTCATTTTTTAAAAGTATTACCGTGCGTGGTCATGCGGAGCAGGTAGTGGAACTGGAAGAAAAGGCGTCTGCGTTTTCCATTTTTATGAGTAAATTGCAACCAGAAGGCGGCTATGATGATATTGATGCCAGCGATCCCCGGTATGCTTCACGTCTGAAAGGGGTCGCGCTGATCAAGATTGTACCGGATGAGTGGACTGCCAAATTCAAATTCGGGCAGAATATTAAAGGTCAGGAACGTCAACAGATTATCGACGGTTTGCAAAACCGGGGGCTGGATGATGATCTGACAACCATTGAAATGATGCGCAAATTTTGTCCTCACCCCTGATCCGGCGTCATCATTCCTGTTCACTCACGGTCTAATTGGTTAATACTACCTTAAAGGGAGATACCCCCGCATTTTCAAAACCTTCATTTCTTATGTATTAGGACTTTTGAAGGACAGGCATATATCATCCTCAAGTCTGTTGTTCTTACCGCAAAGGAACTTTATAATACGATAGATTTGTGTAGTAAGGGGGCAAAACCGTGATGAGGGCAGGAGTCAGAAGTCGGGAAGGTCGACGGTTGTTACTGGAGGCAGGGGCTGAGGAGTTCGCTCAGACCGGTTTTTATCAGACAAAGGTAAGTTCGATTGCGGCGCGTGCGGGATTGACGCAGCCGGATTTTTATATTCATTTTGAGAGTAAGGAGCAGATGTATGAGGAGCTTGTCGAGAGCTTCCGTATGTTGGTGAATGAGACGGTTCAATGTATGAAGGTGGAGCCGGAGCAAAGCCACGCTGAAATTTTGAGCCAGGGACAAATGTTTCTGGAATCGGTTTTTCGTATGTTATCCAATAATCCGGCGATAACCCGTGTCGGATTTTACCAGGCGGCAGACTCGGTGCGTATCAAGGCAGAAATGGCAGGTCATATTAAAAAAAATCTGCTTGCTGCACAACGATGGGGCTCTTGCCGTGAGGAATTGGACCCGGGGCTGACGGCGGAATGCGTCGTTGGCTTGATTGAACGGTTGACGTTAACCAAATTACTGACTGGACGCGAAAGTCCATCCGTGCTTGCCAAGCAGACACGAAACCTGCTGTATCATGGCTTGCTGACGCATGAAGGAAGCGAAATCAAAGCTTAAAGACCCACATTTGGGCAGGAGAAGCGGCATCTGTACCTATCATGGCTTACATCATACGCATAAGATGCTTTTGTAAACCATGAAGGGAGGAATCAGCATGTCTGGAGTAGGCGCTGGTTATGGAGCTTTCACATCTACAGGAGCGATTCTCGTACTTTTCATTTTGCTCGTTATCATCACTAAAGCATTCTTTATCTAATTCGTTGCTAAACAATCTGCATTCGAGCGATTTGTTGTAATCAACGAAGAGAGGAGGAAGTTGAGATGGGTGAAGTAGATAGAGGTTGTGGTTGCGGCCACGGCATGTGGACTTCCACTGGTGTGATTCTGGTACTCTTCATTTTGCTGGTTATCATCACCCGCACTATTTTCATCTAAATTCTATATCATGGGCTTGAGCACCGATGCTTCGGGCCTATGACTACGCAAGCCGGAACAGAAACCGTCTCCAATAGGGGCGGTTTCTTTTTTTACAAAGTTAACGTTGACGTTAACGTTAAATAGGCGTAGAGTTTATATATAAACTTTTTCATAAGGAGAGTGTCATGGCTACGTATAAAATTGACGAGGTCGCCAAGCAATGCGGTTTGACCAAGCGAACCATTCGTTATTATGAGGAAATCGGCCTGTTGCCCTCCCCGCAGCGCAGCGAAGGGAATATGCGGCTGTATACGCAGGAGGATGTGGATTTCTAAAAAAAATAGTGAGTGCCAAGGAAGTGCTTGGCTTCTCCTTGCAAGAGCTTCAGCGTTACATATCCGCAGCGGAAATGCTAAAGGGCCAGCGGGAGGAATACCGTGAGCGAACAAATAACCTACTCCCTGCTGAGCGCCGGGCCATGTTGGAGGATATGGAAGGTACACTGAACGATCAGTTGGAGTTGATGGAGGGAAAAATCAACAGCATCCGTATGCTCCAGACCGAGCTGGAGGAGTTGCGGGTCAGGGTTCGTGAGCGAAAAGTTCTGCTTGATAAGGAACTTGGCAGCGACCCGTCATAAGAGAACTATTCTACATTTAGATTTGGGGGTTACAACATATTATGAGTTCACAACATGCATTACCTGATGAGTTAAAGGAACGTTCAGGCTTGCTGTCTCAGCCCAAGGCGGTATGGGCGGTTGCTTTTGCCTGTGTTATTTCATTTATGGGACTGGGATTAGTCGATCCCATCCTCCCGGCGATCGCCGATCAGCTTCATGCCACCAAAAGCCAGGTGTCGCTGCTGTTCACCAGCTATAATCTGGTGACAGGCGTGGCTATGCTCATTACGGGCGTAGTGTCCAGCCGATTGGGTGTCAAATGGACACTGCTGACCGGAATATTGCTCATTATTGTGTTTGCCGGGTTGGGCGGTACAGCCGATACGGTTGGCGGGATTGTGGGCTACCGGGCAGGCTGGGGTCTGGGGAACGCCCTGTTTATTGCAACGGCGCTGTCAGCGATTGTAGGTCTGTCGACTTCGGGAACGGCCAAAGCGATTATTTTGTATGAGGCGGCACTGGGTCTAGGGATTTCGGTTGGTCCGCTGCTTGGCGGTGAGTTAGGCTCCATTTCTTGGCGCGGTCCGTTCTTCGGTGTAGCTGCGTTGATGGTCGTGGGGTTTTTGTTCATTACATTTATGCTGCCTTCAATTCCGAAGCCTAAAAAGCGCAGGTCACTTGCCGATCCGTTCAAAGCGCTCAGCTATCCGGCCTTATTCACGCTCGGTATTGTGGCGTTGTTATATAATTTTGGATTTTTTACGCTGATGGCGTATTCTCCATATGTGATGCATTTGGACGAGCACGGTTTGGGCTATGTCTTTTTCGGCTGGGGGATTATGCTGGCCTTTACCTCGGTGTTTGTAGCACCGAAGATTCAAGCACGCTTTAGCGTGGTATCTTCCATTAGTGTCATGCTGACACTGTTTGCCATTGATTTAGGTGTCATGGCGATAGGAACGGTCGCAGGCTCACCGACGACTGTCATTGTTGCGGTAATCGTGGCTGGTATTTTTCTGGGGATTAACAATACATTGATCACAACGGCTGTTATGCAGGCTGCTCCGGTGGAGCGTTCCACGGCATCTGCGGCCTATAGCTTCATGCGCTTTCTGGGTGGGGCGATCTCACCGTGGCTTGCAGGGAAGCTGTCCGAGTGGTATACGGCGGAAACTCCATTTTATTTTGGCGCATTGATGGTACTGCTGGGTGTAGCGGTGCTGATCGTACGTCGTCGGCATATGCAGGATATACAGATTGATGCTCACTAAGAATGAACTTCTGAGGAGGAAAGAGTATGAGTGAATATAAACATATTCTGGTCGCGATTGATGGTTCGCAGCACGCCATGAAGGCGCTGGAAGCAGCCAAGACGTTGTCCAAACAGCTTCAGGGGGAACCGCATCTGACCGTATTGCATGTAAATCCGGCTTTATCCATGAATGAGCCACCGGTTGGGGTGGATGTCGATGAGCGAATTGAAGAGGAAGGGCGTCATATATTGGAGCCAGCATCCGACTTTTTGAAGGACGAGGGTATTTCGTACCGCATGCTGACAGGGCATGGTGATCCGGCGAGTATCATTTGCCAAAGTGCAGAGCAGGAGCAGGCGGATCTGATCATTATGGGAACGCGAGGCAAAGGGCTCGTTTCGGAAATAATACTGGGTAGCGTCAGCCATCATGTGATTCAGCATGCACCTTGCCCTGTGCTAACGGTAAAATGAACGGTAGAATAAACGTTAATATAGGGAGAAGGAGACATAAGCATGCAGCAGCATTTATTTATTGGTGGTGAATGGAAAGCAGCACAATCGTATACGGCATTGAAATCACCGTATTCCGGGGAGGTCATTGCAGAGGTAGCAGAGGCGACAGCAGAGGATGCTAACGCAGCCATTCAGGCGGCATTCGACGCCCGCGCTGAAATGCGGGCTATGCCTGCGCATCAGCGGTCAGCCATTTTGGAGAAGCTGGCTGATTTGCTGGACGCGCGGCGTGATGATGCGGCGCGTATCATTGCACGCGAAGCGTCCAAACCGTGGAAGGCTGCGCTGGCAGAGGTTGACCGGACGGTGCAAACCTACAAGTTTGCAGCCGAGGAAGCCAAGCGGATTTACGGGGAGACGATCCCGATGGATGCCGCACCGGGCGGTGAGGGCCGTATGGCCTACACCCTCAAGGAGCCTGTCGGCGTTGTGGGAGCCATTACGCCGTTTAACTTCCCGATGAACCTGGTCGCTCACAAGGTGGGTCCCGCTTTGGCGGCAGGCAACACGGTCGTGTTGAAGCCAGCGGAACAGACGCCGCTGTCGGCTTACCTGATCGCGGAGCTGCTGGAGCAGGCCGGATTGCCTGCGGGGGCGCTTAATGTGATCAGCGGTGACGGCAAAACCCTTGGTGACGTGCTTGTCACCGATTCGCGCGTCAGCTATATCACCTTTACCGGTAGTCCGGCGGTCGGCACGGAAATCCGCTCCAAGGCTGGCTTGAAGCGGGTCACGCTGGAGCTGGGCTCCAATGCAGCGGTCATCATCGACCGTGATACGGATGTGGACGCGGTCATCGACCGTTGTGTAAGCGGAGCGTTTGCCAATCAGGGGCAGGTGTGTATCTCGATTCAACGTATTTACGTCGTTGAAGAACTATATGATACCTTTGTTTCCCGATTCGTAGAGGCAGCAGGGCGCTTAAAAGTCGGCGATCCGCTGGAGCCGGACACGGACGTATCCGCACTCATTTCAGCCAAGGCTGTCCAACGTGTTCGTGAATGGCTGGATGAAGCCGTTCAGGCGGGCGCAAAGATCGCTCTGGGCGGTCAAGCCGAAGGCGGGATTTTGAAGCCCACCGTTCTGCTGGATGTGAACCCGGCTTCCAAGGTGTCCTGTCGCGAGGTGTTTGCCCCGCTTGTGCTGATTCATCCCGTAAGCTCTATAGATGAAGCCGTTCATCATGTGAACGATTCGATTTATGGCTTGCAGGCGGGAATTTACACTCGTAATATTACGACTGCGCTGGATGCAGCGGACAAGCTTGAGGTTGGCGGCGTGGTGATCAATGATATTCCAAGCTTCCGTGTCGACCACATGCCGTATGGTGGTGTGAAGCAAAGCGGCACCGGGCGTGAAGGTGTAAAATATGCCATGGAAGAAATGCTGGAGACCAAGCTGGTCATCATTAAAAGGTAAGCAATTCTTACCATAAAGCAGCAGATAGCTTTGTTGGCAATAATGCGTAAAAACGTAATTCTAAAAGCCTGTCTGATGCGGATCTAGAGCATGAGCTAGGCATGGATCAAGCACTTCGCTTGACCTCGGACAAAGGAATCTTTGAACACGCAAGGCTTGGCTTAACCAAATTGTAGACA
Proteins encoded:
- a CDS encoding pyridoxamine 5'-phosphate oxidase family protein, whose product is MRRKEFTVAEEEEIEQFLSEVSFGFLGMNSEDGFPRVVPLNFAYGNGVFYIHGSRAGEKMERMKDDNRVTFSAAKEYALIPSYFTDEHMACPATSFFKSITVRGHAEQVVELEEKASAFSIFMSKLQPEGGYDDIDASDPRYASRLKGVALIKIVPDEWTAKFKFGQNIKGQERQQIIDGLQNRGLDDDLTTIEMMRKFCPHP
- a CDS encoding PLP-dependent aminotransferase family protein, translated to MDITIAYQRAIQMYHHKYLALYHALREGILNGSLASGTRLPSSRDLAVMYEISRGSVAEAYDMLLAGGYVETTVGRGTFVIEQTAMLPDKSQMDEQNRQAPSVKQTPPALSAWGQRIMQMERESQPSSASAVNEDEAPQPLISFQAGEVVLEGSSQTAWKSAMAAAGKDLQKPSSALMTAPVNGDEWLREAICQHVGRTRGIAAHPDQVVLCSGSMEVITLLCQLLINEQDPIVLENPCYPGIHRAVTASGGLVQTAEMDQLGIIPQDWDSSLLFVTPGRQFPTGAVLPLARRQHILQWAVSRGAWIIEDDYDSEFRWAGRPIEPLKALDRADCVIYVGSFSKSMFSSLRLGYAILPAALAQALTAAKRLYDPLPPARLEQRALARFMMRGDYVRHLRRMTRMYRSRYDVLQREMQQLSGLFHWHQTDCGLHAYAIWKHEPAQYHHLMQAARSFGVTWRDAADYQLTPGPPSACFIFAHLTEHQIIEGIHRLRQAWDNIKK
- a CDS encoding aldehyde dehydrogenase family protein, producing MQQHLFIGGEWKAAQSYTALKSPYSGEVIAEVAEATAEDANAAIQAAFDARAEMRAMPAHQRSAILEKLADLLDARRDDAARIIAREASKPWKAALAEVDRTVQTYKFAAEEAKRIYGETIPMDAAPGGEGRMAYTLKEPVGVVGAITPFNFPMNLVAHKVGPALAAGNTVVLKPAEQTPLSAYLIAELLEQAGLPAGALNVISGDGKTLGDVLVTDSRVSYITFTGSPAVGTEIRSKAGLKRVTLELGSNAAVIIDRDTDVDAVIDRCVSGAFANQGQVCISIQRIYVVEELYDTFVSRFVEAAGRLKVGDPLEPDTDVSALISAKAVQRVREWLDEAVQAGAKIALGGQAEGGILKPTVLLDVNPASKVSCREVFAPLVLIHPVSSIDEAVHHVNDSIYGLQAGIYTRNITTALDAADKLEVGGVVINDIPSFRVDHMPYGGVKQSGTGREGVKYAMEEMLETKLVIIKR
- a CDS encoding MFS transporter, which codes for MSSQHALPDELKERSGLLSQPKAVWAVAFACVISFMGLGLVDPILPAIADQLHATKSQVSLLFTSYNLVTGVAMLITGVVSSRLGVKWTLLTGILLIIVFAGLGGTADTVGGIVGYRAGWGLGNALFIATALSAIVGLSTSGTAKAIILYEAALGLGISVGPLLGGELGSISWRGPFFGVAALMVVGFLFITFMLPSIPKPKKRRSLADPFKALSYPALFTLGIVALLYNFGFFTLMAYSPYVMHLDEHGLGYVFFGWGIMLAFTSVFVAPKIQARFSVVSSISVMLTLFAIDLGVMAIGTVAGSPTTVIVAVIVAGIFLGINNTLITTAVMQAAPVERSTASAAYSFMRFLGGAISPWLAGKLSEWYTAETPFYFGALMVLLGVAVLIVRRRHMQDIQIDAH
- a CDS encoding universal stress protein, with the protein product MSEYKHILVAIDGSQHAMKALEAAKTLSKQLQGEPHLTVLHVNPALSMNEPPVGVDVDERIEEEGRHILEPASDFLKDEGISYRMLTGHGDPASIICQSAEQEQADLIIMGTRGKGLVSEIILGSVSHHVIQHAPCPVLTVK
- a CDS encoding TetR/AcrR family transcriptional regulator; the encoded protein is MRAGVRSREGRRLLLEAGAEEFAQTGFYQTKVSSIAARAGLTQPDFYIHFESKEQMYEELVESFRMLVNETVQCMKVEPEQSHAEILSQGQMFLESVFRMLSNNPAITRVGFYQAADSVRIKAEMAGHIKKNLLAAQRWGSCREELDPGLTAECVVGLIERLTLTKLLTGRESPSVLAKQTRNLLYHGLLTHEGSEIKA